A portion of the Clupea harengus chromosome 18, Ch_v2.0.2, whole genome shotgun sequence genome contains these proteins:
- the mtm1 gene encoding myotubularin isoform X1: MASASIPAYNSSPLENSSSQNASSESLKMEPLGDVTLLPGEERVIDKDIIYICPFNGALKGKVFITNFRLYFKSDGDHVVVLDIPLGAIGRVEKMGGASSRGENSYGLEITCKDMRNLRFALKQEGHSRRDIFEILFRYAFPLSHGLPMFAFLSQEKFDENGWHVYKPMEEYRRQGLPTDKWRISFVNEDYKLCDTYPTILVVPYKATDDDLQKVATFRSRCRIPVLSWIHKENQAVIVRCSQPLVGMSGKRNKDDERYLEMIREANATTKLTIYDARPNVNAVANKATGGGYEGDDAYQNAELVFLDIHNIHVMRESLKKLKDIVYPNVEEAHWLSSLESTHWLEHIKLVLSGAIQVADKVSSGNSVVVHCSDGWDRTAQLTSLAMLMLDSHYRTLRGFQVLLEKEWISFGHKFASRIGHGDKNHADQDRSPIFLQLIDCVWQMTKQFPTAFEFNERLLMVILDHLYSCRFGTFLYNCENARDINHMRIKTVSLWSLVNSDTATYINPFYTEESSRVLYPVASMRHLELWVTYYIRWNPRIQQQVCVSPVEQRFRELLALRDQYLKKLQELQLSDSSPSAHLSNSSTPSAASPTQHITHLHTPF, from the exons ATGGCCTCGGCTTCCATACCAGCGTACAACTCCAGCCCCCTGGAGAACAGCTCCAGCCAGAAT GCATCCAGTGAGAGCCTGAAGATGGAGCCGCTGGGTGATGTGACCCTGTTgccaggggaggagagagtgatcg ACAAAGACATAATTTACATCTGCCCTTTCAATGGCGCACTGAAAGGCAAAGTCTTCATCACAAACTTCAGACTCTACTTCAAGAGCGACGGG GACCATGTGGTGGTCCTGGACATCCCACTGGGGGCGATTGGCCGGGTGGAGAAGATGGGCGGGGCTTCAAGTCGAGGGGAGAACTCGTACGGCCTGGAGATCACCTGCAAG gacATGAGGAACCTGAGGTTTGCTCTGAAGCAGGAGGGTCACAGTAGAAGAGATATCTTTGAGATTCTCTTCAGATACGCGTTCCCCCTTTCCCACGGCCTG CCGATGTTTGCGTTCCTCAGTCAGGAGAAATTTGATGAGAACGGCTGGCACGTTTACAAACCCATGGAGGAGTACaggaggcag GGCCTTCCGACCGACAAGTGGCGTATCTCCTTTGTCAACGAGGACTACAAACTGTGCGATACGTACCCCACCATCCTGGTGGTGCCATACAAGGCCACGGATGACGACCTGCAGAAGGTGGCCACCTTCCGATCCCGCTGCCGCATACCT GTGCTGTCGTGGATCCACAAGGAGAACCAGGCGGTGATTGTCCGCTGCAGCCAGCCCCTGGTGGGCATGAGCGGCAAGCGCAACAAGGACGACGAGCGCTACCTGGAGATGATCCGCGAGGCCAACGCCACCACCAAGCTCACCATCTACGACGCCCGGCCCAACGTCAATGCTGTTGCCAATAAG GCGACAGGTGGGGGCTACGAGGGGGACGACGCCTATCAGAACGCGGAGCTGGTCTTCCTGGACATCCACAACATCCATGTGATGCGCGAGTCCCTCAAGAAGCTCAAGGACATCGTCTATCCCAACGTGGAGGAGGCCCACTGGCTCTCCAGCTTGGAGTCCACCCACTGGCTGGAGCACATCAAG TTGGTGCTGTCAGGGGCCATCCAGGTGGCAGATAAGGTGTCCTCGGGCAACTCGGTGGTGGTGCACTGCAGTGACGGCTGGGACCGCACGGCCCAACTCACCTCCCTGGCCATGCTGATGCTGGACAGCCACTACCGCACCCTCAGGGGCTTCCAGGTGCTGCTGGAGAAGGAGTGGATCAGCTTTGGACACAAGTTCGCctcg agAATTGGCCATGGGGACAAAAACCATGCGGACCAGGACCGGTCACCCATCTTCTTGCAGCTTATCGACTGCGTGTGGCAGATGACCAAACAG TTCCCCACGGCGTTTGAGTTTAACGAGCGCCTCCTAATGGTCATCCTGGACCATCTGTACAGCTGCCGCTTCGGCACCTTCCTCTACAACTGCGAGAACGCCCGCGACATCAac CATATGCGAATAAAGACGGTGTCCCTGTGGTCCCTGGTGAACAGCGACACGGCGACCTACATCAACCCCTTCTACACGGAGGAGTCCAGCCGCGTGCTCTATCCTGTGGCCAGCATGCGCCACCTAGAGCTCTGGGTGACCTACTACATCCGGTGGAACCCGCGTATtcagcagcaggtgtgtgtg AGTCCAGTGGAGCAGCGCTTCAGGGAGCTGCTGGCCCTGAGGGACCAGTACCTTAAGAAACTCCAGGAGCTGCAGCTCTCCGACTCCTCCCCCTCTGCCCATCTCTCTAACAGCTCCACCCCCTCAGCTGCCTCCCCTACGCAGCACATCACGCACTTGCACACGCCCTTTTGA
- the mtm1 gene encoding myotubularin isoform X2, with protein sequence MASASIPAYNSSPLENSSSQNASSESLKMEPLGDVTLLPGEERVIDKDIIYICPFNGALKGKVFITNFRLYFKSDGDHVVVLDIPLGAIGRVEKMGGASSRGENSYGLEITCKDMRNLRFALKQEGHSRRDIFEILFRYAFPLSHGLPMFAFLSQEKFDENGWHVYKPMEEYRRQGLPTDKWRISFVNEDYKLCDTYPTILVVPYKATDDDLQKVATFRSRCRIPVLSWIHKENQAVIVRCSQPLVGMSGKRNKDDERYLEMIREANATTKLTIYDARPNVNAVANKATGGGYEGDDAYQNAELVFLDIHNIHVMRESLKKLKDIVYPNVEEAHWLSSLESTHWLEHIKLVLSGAIQVADKVSSGNSVVVHCSDGWDRTAQLTSLAMLMLDSHYRTLRGFQVLLEKEWISFGHKFASRIGHGDKNHADQDRSPIFLQLIDCVWQMTKQFPTAFEFNERLLMVILDHLYSCRFGTFLYNCENARDINHMRIKTVSLWSLVNSDTATYINPFYTEESSRVLYPVASMRHLELWVTYYIRWNPRIQQQSPVEQRFRELLALRDQYLKKLQELQLSDSSPSAHLSNSSTPSAASPTQHITHLHTPF encoded by the exons ATGGCCTCGGCTTCCATACCAGCGTACAACTCCAGCCCCCTGGAGAACAGCTCCAGCCAGAAT GCATCCAGTGAGAGCCTGAAGATGGAGCCGCTGGGTGATGTGACCCTGTTgccaggggaggagagagtgatcg ACAAAGACATAATTTACATCTGCCCTTTCAATGGCGCACTGAAAGGCAAAGTCTTCATCACAAACTTCAGACTCTACTTCAAGAGCGACGGG GACCATGTGGTGGTCCTGGACATCCCACTGGGGGCGATTGGCCGGGTGGAGAAGATGGGCGGGGCTTCAAGTCGAGGGGAGAACTCGTACGGCCTGGAGATCACCTGCAAG gacATGAGGAACCTGAGGTTTGCTCTGAAGCAGGAGGGTCACAGTAGAAGAGATATCTTTGAGATTCTCTTCAGATACGCGTTCCCCCTTTCCCACGGCCTG CCGATGTTTGCGTTCCTCAGTCAGGAGAAATTTGATGAGAACGGCTGGCACGTTTACAAACCCATGGAGGAGTACaggaggcag GGCCTTCCGACCGACAAGTGGCGTATCTCCTTTGTCAACGAGGACTACAAACTGTGCGATACGTACCCCACCATCCTGGTGGTGCCATACAAGGCCACGGATGACGACCTGCAGAAGGTGGCCACCTTCCGATCCCGCTGCCGCATACCT GTGCTGTCGTGGATCCACAAGGAGAACCAGGCGGTGATTGTCCGCTGCAGCCAGCCCCTGGTGGGCATGAGCGGCAAGCGCAACAAGGACGACGAGCGCTACCTGGAGATGATCCGCGAGGCCAACGCCACCACCAAGCTCACCATCTACGACGCCCGGCCCAACGTCAATGCTGTTGCCAATAAG GCGACAGGTGGGGGCTACGAGGGGGACGACGCCTATCAGAACGCGGAGCTGGTCTTCCTGGACATCCACAACATCCATGTGATGCGCGAGTCCCTCAAGAAGCTCAAGGACATCGTCTATCCCAACGTGGAGGAGGCCCACTGGCTCTCCAGCTTGGAGTCCACCCACTGGCTGGAGCACATCAAG TTGGTGCTGTCAGGGGCCATCCAGGTGGCAGATAAGGTGTCCTCGGGCAACTCGGTGGTGGTGCACTGCAGTGACGGCTGGGACCGCACGGCCCAACTCACCTCCCTGGCCATGCTGATGCTGGACAGCCACTACCGCACCCTCAGGGGCTTCCAGGTGCTGCTGGAGAAGGAGTGGATCAGCTTTGGACACAAGTTCGCctcg agAATTGGCCATGGGGACAAAAACCATGCGGACCAGGACCGGTCACCCATCTTCTTGCAGCTTATCGACTGCGTGTGGCAGATGACCAAACAG TTCCCCACGGCGTTTGAGTTTAACGAGCGCCTCCTAATGGTCATCCTGGACCATCTGTACAGCTGCCGCTTCGGCACCTTCCTCTACAACTGCGAGAACGCCCGCGACATCAac CATATGCGAATAAAGACGGTGTCCCTGTGGTCCCTGGTGAACAGCGACACGGCGACCTACATCAACCCCTTCTACACGGAGGAGTCCAGCCGCGTGCTCTATCCTGTGGCCAGCATGCGCCACCTAGAGCTCTGGGTGACCTACTACATCCGGTGGAACCCGCGTATtcagcagcag AGTCCAGTGGAGCAGCGCTTCAGGGAGCTGCTGGCCCTGAGGGACCAGTACCTTAAGAAACTCCAGGAGCTGCAGCTCTCCGACTCCTCCCCCTCTGCCCATCTCTCTAACAGCTCCACCCCCTCAGCTGCCTCCCCTACGCAGCACATCACGCACTTGCACACGCCCTTTTGA
- the mtm1 gene encoding myotubularin isoform X3, whose amino-acid sequence MEPLGDVTLLPGEERVIDKDIIYICPFNGALKGKVFITNFRLYFKSDGDHVVVLDIPLGAIGRVEKMGGASSRGENSYGLEITCKDMRNLRFALKQEGHSRRDIFEILFRYAFPLSHGLPMFAFLSQEKFDENGWHVYKPMEEYRRQGLPTDKWRISFVNEDYKLCDTYPTILVVPYKATDDDLQKVATFRSRCRIPVLSWIHKENQAVIVRCSQPLVGMSGKRNKDDERYLEMIREANATTKLTIYDARPNVNAVANKATGGGYEGDDAYQNAELVFLDIHNIHVMRESLKKLKDIVYPNVEEAHWLSSLESTHWLEHIKLVLSGAIQVADKVSSGNSVVVHCSDGWDRTAQLTSLAMLMLDSHYRTLRGFQVLLEKEWISFGHKFASRIGHGDKNHADQDRSPIFLQLIDCVWQMTKQFPTAFEFNERLLMVILDHLYSCRFGTFLYNCENARDINHMRIKTVSLWSLVNSDTATYINPFYTEESSRVLYPVASMRHLELWVTYYIRWNPRIQQQVCVSPVEQRFRELLALRDQYLKKLQELQLSDSSPSAHLSNSSTPSAASPTQHITHLHTPF is encoded by the exons ATGGAGCCGCTGGGTGATGTGACCCTGTTgccaggggaggagagagtgatcg ACAAAGACATAATTTACATCTGCCCTTTCAATGGCGCACTGAAAGGCAAAGTCTTCATCACAAACTTCAGACTCTACTTCAAGAGCGACGGG GACCATGTGGTGGTCCTGGACATCCCACTGGGGGCGATTGGCCGGGTGGAGAAGATGGGCGGGGCTTCAAGTCGAGGGGAGAACTCGTACGGCCTGGAGATCACCTGCAAG gacATGAGGAACCTGAGGTTTGCTCTGAAGCAGGAGGGTCACAGTAGAAGAGATATCTTTGAGATTCTCTTCAGATACGCGTTCCCCCTTTCCCACGGCCTG CCGATGTTTGCGTTCCTCAGTCAGGAGAAATTTGATGAGAACGGCTGGCACGTTTACAAACCCATGGAGGAGTACaggaggcag GGCCTTCCGACCGACAAGTGGCGTATCTCCTTTGTCAACGAGGACTACAAACTGTGCGATACGTACCCCACCATCCTGGTGGTGCCATACAAGGCCACGGATGACGACCTGCAGAAGGTGGCCACCTTCCGATCCCGCTGCCGCATACCT GTGCTGTCGTGGATCCACAAGGAGAACCAGGCGGTGATTGTCCGCTGCAGCCAGCCCCTGGTGGGCATGAGCGGCAAGCGCAACAAGGACGACGAGCGCTACCTGGAGATGATCCGCGAGGCCAACGCCACCACCAAGCTCACCATCTACGACGCCCGGCCCAACGTCAATGCTGTTGCCAATAAG GCGACAGGTGGGGGCTACGAGGGGGACGACGCCTATCAGAACGCGGAGCTGGTCTTCCTGGACATCCACAACATCCATGTGATGCGCGAGTCCCTCAAGAAGCTCAAGGACATCGTCTATCCCAACGTGGAGGAGGCCCACTGGCTCTCCAGCTTGGAGTCCACCCACTGGCTGGAGCACATCAAG TTGGTGCTGTCAGGGGCCATCCAGGTGGCAGATAAGGTGTCCTCGGGCAACTCGGTGGTGGTGCACTGCAGTGACGGCTGGGACCGCACGGCCCAACTCACCTCCCTGGCCATGCTGATGCTGGACAGCCACTACCGCACCCTCAGGGGCTTCCAGGTGCTGCTGGAGAAGGAGTGGATCAGCTTTGGACACAAGTTCGCctcg agAATTGGCCATGGGGACAAAAACCATGCGGACCAGGACCGGTCACCCATCTTCTTGCAGCTTATCGACTGCGTGTGGCAGATGACCAAACAG TTCCCCACGGCGTTTGAGTTTAACGAGCGCCTCCTAATGGTCATCCTGGACCATCTGTACAGCTGCCGCTTCGGCACCTTCCTCTACAACTGCGAGAACGCCCGCGACATCAac CATATGCGAATAAAGACGGTGTCCCTGTGGTCCCTGGTGAACAGCGACACGGCGACCTACATCAACCCCTTCTACACGGAGGAGTCCAGCCGCGTGCTCTATCCTGTGGCCAGCATGCGCCACCTAGAGCTCTGGGTGACCTACTACATCCGGTGGAACCCGCGTATtcagcagcaggtgtgtgtg AGTCCAGTGGAGCAGCGCTTCAGGGAGCTGCTGGCCCTGAGGGACCAGTACCTTAAGAAACTCCAGGAGCTGCAGCTCTCCGACTCCTCCCCCTCTGCCCATCTCTCTAACAGCTCCACCCCCTCAGCTGCCTCCCCTACGCAGCACATCACGCACTTGCACACGCCCTTTTGA